The sequence GTGAGTTCTGTCCATGCGTAATTCTTAAGTGACTAGATAATAACTAGATTTAGATATTTACTTCCAAATTCAGAGGAATTTATGGCATCTACAACCATTTTTACTCCTGGCAATCTATTGGTTAGCCGTAGTGTATATACTGGCACGGCTTCAACAGTAACTTTTCCTGGGACATTGCCAAACGGAGTAGCGTCAGTTGCTGATGGCACATATCCGAATGTATTTTCAAACGAAAGCGTAGATGGTAGTTTTGGTGTAACTTCGCCGATTTTTCTCGATCAAGTTACGCCCTCTGGGACATTAGTCAACTTTGAAAATGTGACGCAGACAGTAAGCAACCAGCTTGGGAAAAACTTGTCTACCAGCTTCCCATCTAAGTCAGAGTTAGCACTGAACTTAACTCCAGATGGTACGGGTGTTACATTCGTGTCATATCTAGCTGCATCAAACACACTAGACGTATCAAACTCGAACACACCCGGACACGTAGACAATACTAACCCCGTATCAAGCGTCGGCACAATTCAACGTGCAATTACTCAAATTGATAGCAATGGTAACGTTGTCGATCTAACTCCAATCAATGCCTATAGCGGAAATAACGGTCGCGCTGGTCTTTTGGGTAGTAATGGTCTTTACTATACAGTAGGAAATGCTGGCAATGGAGGTAGTATTTCTATTGCTGGAGCGACCACTACTGAAGGCAGCACAACGATCGGGACTACCGATATCACTGGTTTGGTTGTAGGACAAGCGATCGCCGGAAGCAATATTCCCGCAACTGATGCCAATGGTGTTCCTGTGACTGTGGTTTCTACTGACCCAACCACTAATACTTTCGTCATTAGTGCGCCGGCTACAGTTACCGGTGTCGATGCCAAAGCAAAGATTATCCAAACAGGTACTACACTATCTGATTTAAGCGCCAACACTGGTGTACAAGCAATCCAACCTGGAGATACAACAGGTAATACAACTGTAGTTGGGATAGAAAAAGGCTCTGTAGGATCTACCACTGGTAATCAGTATGGTTTCTCAATCACTGATTTACCAGGTATTACCACTGGGGATAAAACAGGTAAAGACGACAACTTCCGTGGTCTGACACTGAACCCCTATGATAACTCCCTTTACGTCTCCAAAGGCAGTGGTAGTAATGGAGTCAACACTGTCTACAAAGTGACTCCAACTAGCGGTACTCTTCCTACCCTTGACAATGCGAGTACTGCTAGCATCACTATTTTGCCTGGTTTCCCAACGGATTTAGCAAATGGTTCGACCAACTTCTATCCCTTTGGGCTGTGGTTTGCCAATCCGACAACCTTGTATGTTGCTGATGAAGGCGCTGGAATCAAAAATGAGAAATCAGCTGCCGATCTGCTTCTAGCTGCAAACGATGCTAATGCTGGTTTGTCAAAGTGGAGTTTGGCTAATGGCACATGGCATCTAGACTACACTTTACAAAATGGCTTGAATCTTGGTCAAGATTACAGTTCTAGCGTTGCTGATGGGCCTAACGGAGAAATTTATTCTGCTCCAACTGCTACTGCTGGTCTTCGTAACATTACAGGTCAAGTTAATGGTGACGGAACTGTGACAATTTATGGTGTAACTTCAACAGTTAGCACCCAAACCGATCAGGGTGCAGACCCAAATAAAGTTGTGGCAATTACTGATCTGGTGTCAGCGACGAATTTACCCATAACCGAAAGCTTTAACACAGTAGAGTCAGCCAAATACGGTGAAGTCCTTCGCGGTGTTTCCTTCACACCCTCGTCAACACCTGTTTCTCCACCAGTTGTTTCTACCCAACCTCCGGCAAGTCCTACCTTTAATCATGTTCTAATTATTTCCATTGATGGATTACACAACTCTGACCTCTCAGTTGCTAATCTGCAATCTTCTTTAAGCAATATCAAGCGTTTGCAAGGCGAAGGTGTTACCTACACCAATGCTTTCACCTCTGCACCCTCTGACTCCTTCCCTGGCGAACTAAACTATATCACTGGTGCGAATCCTGGCACGACTGGTGTATTTTATGACAAATCCTACAGTCGCACCTTGTATGCTCCAGGTACTACTGCTGCTGAAATCGCCGCCGGTACTGCTAAACCGGGTACTGGTGTGGAATTTGCCGAAAACGTTGATGCATCTTGGGCTGCTGGTGGTACTTTAGATGGTGGTCAAGGGTTTGATACCAGTCAACTGCCTGTTGATAGCAATGGCAACCCTGTTTATCCCAACCAATACCTCAAGGTCAATACAATTTTTGATGTGGCTAACGCGGCTGGACTGAGTACTGCTTGGTCTGACAAGCATCCCGCAGCTTATACAATTCTTGCTGGACCGTCTTCAGATCCCACGCAGTTTAATTTTGCTACGGGAAAGGTTGGTAGTATCGACGATTACTCTTCCCTAGAAATTAATGCCGCAGTAGCGATCGATCCAACTAAGCCCGGTACTCTCCCAACTAGCACGGGTGCTTTAGTCGATCAGTCAACAGGGACTCCTTACTCCAATACCAACCCTGATATTACATCCAATTTCTTTAACGACGCGACAAAGGGTAATCCGGCTCTGTTTAAGGCTCCACCCACTGGTTTTAGCGCGAATCAGTTCACCAGTGTGGCAACAACCTCCGCCTACGACGATCTCAAGGTTAAGCAAATACTCAACGAGATCGATGGCTTTAACGCTGCGGGGACGACAAAAGTTGACACTCCAGCAATTTTTGGCTTGAATTTACAAGCTGTGAGTGTAGCCGAGAAAGAGCCAGCTACTCAATTTAACGGTGGCGGGATTGACGCTAATGGAAATGCTCGTCCCGATCTGGTAACGGCAATCGATCATACCGATCAGAGCATTGGTCTGATTTTGGATGAATTACAAAAGCAAGGATTGGACAGTTCAACTCTGGTGGTTTTAACCGCCAAGCACGGACAAAACCCAGTCCAAGATCCTACCGTTGGTTTGAATAGTACATTTGATAGTGTGACTGGTGCTGTCGGTGGTGATGGCAACCTGACTGCTTTTGGCGCACTTCTCGCACAGAATGGTATTCAGCTTGATGCTGAGAGAGGTGGCGATACTTCATCCTTGCTCTTCTTGAAGAATCCATCCGATGTTCAAAAAGCTGTAGCACTACTGAATGATAAGAATTACTCATTTGATAGTGCGATCGATCCAAATACCGGGGTGGCCTTTTCTACAGAGGATGCTGCTGCTCAGGGAACGGTACTGTATGGTCAAGGGATTATCAATGCCGGATTGGGAGATCCAGCAACCAGCGATCGCACTCCTGATATTGTTGTCGAACTCAATAATGGCTACTTTTTTGGTAATGCTACCAAGAAACGTGCAGAGCATGGTGGATTTACTGATGCTGACACTCATGTAGCCTTGATTGCTGGTAGTAGTGGATTAGCCAGCAGTCTCCAAGGGACGACCAACACTCAAACCGTTTCTACTACCCAAATTGCCCCGACTACACTACAGTCTCTAGGCTTAGATCCTAACCAACTTCAAGGTGTGCAGATTGACGGAACTCAGTTATTACCTGGCTTAACCCAGCCAGCACCAGACATCACATTTGGTTCAACTAATAGCGATGATGTCACCGTCAACTCCAACCAAATTCTCTTTGCTGGTAACGGCGCAGATACAGTAGAATCTGCCAATCCTAACACCACAGTTATGGCGGGTAACGGTGATGATACGGTGTTTGTAGGCAGTGACTCTTCAGTGTTTGGCAATGATGGCAACGATCAAGTCTTTGTTGGTGCAGACGGTCAAGCTGGTAATACCAATGTTGATGGTGGAAATGGTAATGATACCATCACCGTAGTAGAAGCCAAAGCAGATAATAATCTGTTTGGTGGTGCTGGTAATGACAACCTCCAAGTAGTTGAGGGTTCTGGACAATTCCTGTTTGGGGGTTCCAACGATGATACTCTCCGTAGTGGTGGCAGTAATAACCGTCTCTATGGTGGTTCTGGAAATGATACACTTTACGCCAATCACAATGATTTTCTGTCTGGTGGCGATGGTGACGATCACCTATTTACTGGTAATGGAGGTGGAAATCGCCTGACTGGTGGCGCTGGTGCTGACCAATTCTGGATTGCCAATGCCGGACTACCAACCAGCAAGAATATTGTTACCGACTTCATTCCAGGAGTTGATCTGTTGGGAATTGGCGGTATTGCTAGTGCTACTAAATTCAGCGATCTAACGCTGTCACAAGTTGGCAGTGATACCTTACTGAAGGTAGGATCTACTGAATTAGTTTCACTGCTAGGTGTAACATCTAGTACGCTGACTGCTAACAACTTTACTTTCGCTTAGTATTGTGGTTTAGCCCCTGACTGTCTGATTAGTACACAACACAAATTTGAAAGCTTAAACCCTACTAAAATTGTTAGTGGATAAGCTTAAACATACCAATTAGACAGTCAGGGGTTGTCAGTGGTTCGGGAGCTAAGGCTTGGGCAAGGTTTGCGATGTGCTGGTCGAGTTCGGCTTGAACTTTGGTTTGTTCGTCAGCGATTTTGTGAGCCTCAAATTCAGCAT comes from Nostoc punctiforme PCC 73102 and encodes:
- a CDS encoding calcium-binding protein codes for the protein MASTTIFTPGNLLVSRSVYTGTASTVTFPGTLPNGVASVADGTYPNVFSNESVDGSFGVTSPIFLDQVTPSGTLVNFENVTQTVSNQLGKNLSTSFPSKSELALNLTPDGTGVTFVSYLAASNTLDVSNSNTPGHVDNTNPVSSVGTIQRAITQIDSNGNVVDLTPINAYSGNNGRAGLLGSNGLYYTVGNAGNGGSISIAGATTTEGSTTIGTTDITGLVVGQAIAGSNIPATDANGVPVTVVSTDPTTNTFVISAPATVTGVDAKAKIIQTGTTLSDLSANTGVQAIQPGDTTGNTTVVGIEKGSVGSTTGNQYGFSITDLPGITTGDKTGKDDNFRGLTLNPYDNSLYVSKGSGSNGVNTVYKVTPTSGTLPTLDNASTASITILPGFPTDLANGSTNFYPFGLWFANPTTLYVADEGAGIKNEKSAADLLLAANDANAGLSKWSLANGTWHLDYTLQNGLNLGQDYSSSVADGPNGEIYSAPTATAGLRNITGQVNGDGTVTIYGVTSTVSTQTDQGADPNKVVAITDLVSATNLPITESFNTVESAKYGEVLRGVSFTPSSTPVSPPVVSTQPPASPTFNHVLIISIDGLHNSDLSVANLQSSLSNIKRLQGEGVTYTNAFTSAPSDSFPGELNYITGANPGTTGVFYDKSYSRTLYAPGTTAAEIAAGTAKPGTGVEFAENVDASWAAGGTLDGGQGFDTSQLPVDSNGNPVYPNQYLKVNTIFDVANAAGLSTAWSDKHPAAYTILAGPSSDPTQFNFATGKVGSIDDYSSLEINAAVAIDPTKPGTLPTSTGALVDQSTGTPYSNTNPDITSNFFNDATKGNPALFKAPPTGFSANQFTSVATTSAYDDLKVKQILNEIDGFNAAGTTKVDTPAIFGLNLQAVSVAEKEPATQFNGGGIDANGNARPDLVTAIDHTDQSIGLILDELQKQGLDSSTLVVLTAKHGQNPVQDPTVGLNSTFDSVTGAVGGDGNLTAFGALLAQNGIQLDAERGGDTSSLLFLKNPSDVQKAVALLNDKNYSFDSAIDPNTGVAFSTEDAAAQGTVLYGQGIINAGLGDPATSDRTPDIVVELNNGYFFGNATKKRAEHGGFTDADTHVALIAGSSGLASSLQGTTNTQTVSTTQIAPTTLQSLGLDPNQLQGVQIDGTQLLPGLTQPAPDITFGSTNSDDVTVNSNQILFAGNGADTVESANPNTTVMAGNGDDTVFVGSDSSVFGNDGNDQVFVGADGQAGNTNVDGGNGNDTITVVEAKADNNLFGGAGNDNLQVVEGSGQFLFGGSNDDTLRSGGSNNRLYGGSGNDTLYANHNDFLSGGDGDDHLFTGNGGGNRLTGGAGADQFWIANAGLPTSKNIVTDFIPGVDLLGIGGIASATKFSDLTLSQVGSDTLLKVGSTELVSLLGVTSSTLTANNFTFA